One Elgaria multicarinata webbii isolate HBS135686 ecotype San Diego chromosome 6, rElgMul1.1.pri, whole genome shotgun sequence DNA segment encodes these proteins:
- the LOC134400441 gene encoding COMM domain-containing protein 6-like — translation MAQENFSSDSCKSLKSPYITMAVKEADASGYITSKTFQMAVPQFQNFYNQFKEMASVLETV, via the coding sequence ATGGCACAAGAGAACTTCTCATCTGACAGCTGTAAATCTTTGAAATCCCCTTACATTACAATGGCTGTAAAAGAAGCAGATGCTTCAGGATACATCACAAGCAAAACATTTCAAATGGCAGTCCCACAATTTCAGAACTTCTACAACCAATTCAAGGAAATGGCAAGTGTTCTTGAGACAGTTTGA